Proteins encoded together in one Planctomyces sp. SH-PL14 window:
- a CDS encoding phage tail tape measure protein gives MSNEIKLTQSLDDRQYIEALQKQYQLMEKMEKRLDGVAKAAKKAGNDGKKAMDDCSKSIEDAVEATVGWAAGLLSISSGFNLVTSANKAAREEAEKTGREYDALIRKVAVLGNMSSLQTKQAQATLMETAKEVGWTKEQATSAAVALMGAGFSTEEAIGPSAVALGKVMAASGEIDADPGEIATATANYNKAIGKPMNAESILEMGKRAVGLDATNFTLNNIPDVAKIAAGLNRINPEEQFAIQAALQDVYPTGAEASTAFKSIYGSLTSKGNRKEWQEAVGRLGLKADDIDFLGEDAATVLDRINTAYEAAPQKTRDNEMNSIFGEFGPAVVNLMQNAGKVRKNIALQKDTSAFDNKVAIATSGRNAGERRMDVELEGLRLQNDQQDDLFAKQREILFLKQGEPAAHNAINAAGYSAMRSLGVSQRTAHGMFSPMNISFDDVTKAMNANTRALDKNSELMQKQNGGAPASPVMQQGRQQ, from the coding sequence ATGTCGAATGAGATCAAACTCACGCAGTCCCTTGATGACCGCCAATACATCGAGGCACTCCAGAAGCAGTACCAGCTGATGGAGAAGATGGAGAAGAGGTTGGACGGCGTTGCGAAGGCTGCGAAGAAGGCCGGCAACGACGGAAAGAAGGCGATGGACGATTGCAGCAAGAGCATCGAAGATGCCGTGGAGGCGACTGTCGGCTGGGCGGCCGGCCTCCTTTCCATCTCGTCAGGCTTCAATCTCGTCACGTCGGCGAACAAGGCAGCCCGTGAAGAGGCTGAGAAGACCGGGCGCGAATACGACGCGCTGATTCGAAAGGTTGCCGTCCTGGGGAATATGTCTTCGCTTCAAACGAAGCAGGCGCAAGCGACCCTGATGGAAACCGCGAAGGAGGTCGGCTGGACGAAAGAGCAGGCCACGTCGGCAGCAGTTGCGCTCATGGGGGCTGGCTTCTCAACGGAAGAAGCTATCGGCCCGTCGGCCGTGGCGCTGGGAAAGGTGATGGCGGCCTCTGGTGAAATCGACGCTGATCCGGGCGAGATTGCCACCGCGACGGCGAACTACAATAAGGCCATCGGCAAGCCGATGAATGCTGAGTCGATTCTTGAGATGGGCAAGCGGGCGGTCGGTCTCGACGCCACCAATTTCACGCTCAACAACATTCCTGATGTGGCGAAGATTGCCGCAGGCTTGAACCGGATCAATCCGGAAGAACAGTTTGCGATTCAGGCAGCTCTGCAGGATGTCTACCCGACCGGTGCGGAGGCTTCCACGGCGTTCAAGTCGATCTACGGAAGCCTCACGTCCAAGGGGAACCGGAAGGAGTGGCAAGAGGCAGTCGGGCGGCTTGGCCTGAAAGCGGATGACATCGACTTCCTTGGCGAGGACGCGGCAACCGTTCTCGACCGGATCAACACCGCCTATGAAGCTGCACCTCAGAAAACCCGCGACAATGAGATGAACTCTATCTTCGGGGAGTTTGGCCCGGCGGTCGTGAACCTGATGCAGAATGCAGGCAAGGTTCGAAAGAACATCGCGTTACAGAAGGACACGTCAGCCTTTGACAACAAGGTCGCGATCGCCACTTCCGGACGGAACGCCGGAGAGCGGCGGATGGACGTTGAGCTTGAGGGGCTCAGGCTCCAAAACGATCAGCAGGACGATCTGTTTGCCAAACAACGGGAGATCTTGTTCCTGAAGCAGGGCGAGCCCGCGGCCCACAACGCCATCAATGCGGCTGGCTACAGCGCGATGCGATCACTGGGTGTCTCCCAGCGAACGGCGCACGGCATGTTCTCGCCAATGAACATCTCGTTCGACGACGTGACGAAGGCGATGAACGCGAACACGCGAGCGCTCGACAAGAACTCTGAGTTGATGCAGAAGCAGAACGGTGGAGCACCTGCATCTCCCGTGATGCAGCAGGGACGGCAGCAGTAG
- a CDS encoding abortive infection system antitoxin AbiGi family protein, which produces MPSDFAVHSDLLVHWTGKDLDNELKYDPIRVREKETPQAVIDSYLHRLESILRHGFWLTPQGGWTTRHGIEIPEATGVCFTELKLSQSRSHAAQYGSLGIAVKRPFLFNRRGRPMLYINTRNEREDILLEACAHDLKDRSLLQFFKPFDKNDNGPMGYDFYDESEWRILAPDTADGREFVDPRNADSPETRHFWESLPKSAQDRCRMLAPVSWLAAIIYPSYAVRNAAQAEGSPIRTLIREVARRNGVERGAMPAEIDLALCAHF; this is translated from the coding sequence ATGCCTTCAGACTTCGCCGTTCATTCCGACTTGCTGGTGCACTGGACAGGGAAGGACCTCGATAACGAACTGAAATACGATCCAATACGAGTGCGTGAGAAGGAAACTCCGCAAGCCGTCATCGATAGCTACCTGCATCGCTTGGAATCGATCCTGCGACACGGATTCTGGCTCACCCCTCAAGGTGGCTGGACGACTCGCCATGGTATAGAGATTCCAGAAGCGACAGGCGTGTGCTTCACCGAACTCAAGTTGTCTCAATCACGGTCGCATGCTGCCCAATATGGATCTCTAGGGATCGCGGTTAAAAGACCGTTCCTCTTCAACCGCAGGGGCCGGCCCATGCTGTATATCAACACTCGCAACGAGCGAGAGGACATTCTGTTAGAAGCATGCGCGCATGACCTCAAGGATCGGAGTCTTCTTCAGTTCTTCAAGCCGTTCGACAAGAACGACAATGGACCGATGGGCTACGACTTCTACGATGAATCAGAGTGGCGCATTCTGGCGCCAGACACTGCTGATGGTAGAGAGTTTGTGGATCCTCGAAACGCTGATTCACCAGAGACTCGGCACTTTTGGGAATCGCTTCCGAAGTCGGCGCAGGATCGCTGCCGGATGTTGGCGCCCGTGTCGTGGCTTGCGGCGATCATCTACCCTTCTTACGCAGTTCGGAACGCCGCACAAGCAGAAGGCAGTCCCATCAGAACGCTGATCAGGGAGGTCGCCCGTAGAAATGGCGTGGAGCGGGGCGCGATGCCCGCAGAGATTGATCTCGCCCTATGCGCTCACTTCTGA